A genomic segment from bacterium encodes:
- the atpD gene encoding F0F1 ATP synthase subunit beta codes for MSKGSILQINGAVLDVIFPEGELPSIYHALRVPREGQDDLVLEVQQHLGEKKVRTVAMDATEGLMRGMEVVDTGLPISMPVGAATRGRLLNVIGNPIDDVGPIDRSRTNPIHRPAPAFEELSPSSEVLETGIKVVDLLEPYAKGGKIGLFGGAGVGKTVLIMELINNIAKEHSGLSVFAGVGERTREGNDLLREMLESGVISYGQDFHDHFVKTGEWDLGRVDHSKLADSQIALVFGQMNEPPGARARVALSGLAIAEYFRDEEGKDVLLFVDNIFRFTQAGSEVSALLGRMPSAVGYQPTLATEMGALQERITSTRRGSITSVQAIYVPADDLTDPAPATTFTHLDATTVLSRKITELGIYPAVDPLDSTSRILDPHIVGAEHYAVAVGVQKILQRYKDLQDIIAILGMDELSEEDKTIVGRARRVQRFLSQPFHVAEQFTGMQGRYVKLSESVSSFKRLLAGEADHLPEQAFAYVGTLDEAFEKARKLQA; via the coding sequence ATGAGCAAGGGAAGCATTCTGCAGATCAATGGCGCCGTGCTGGACGTCATCTTTCCCGAGGGCGAGCTGCCCTCCATCTACCATGCGCTGCGCGTGCCCCGCGAAGGTCAGGACGACCTGGTGCTCGAGGTGCAGCAGCACCTGGGGGAGAAGAAGGTGCGCACCGTGGCCATGGACGCCACCGAGGGCCTCATGCGCGGCATGGAGGTGGTGGACACCGGGCTGCCCATCAGCATGCCGGTGGGCGCGGCCACCCGCGGCCGCCTGCTCAACGTGATCGGCAACCCCATCGACGATGTCGGCCCCATCGACCGTTCCCGCACCAACCCCATCCACCGGCCGGCCCCCGCCTTCGAGGAGCTCAGCCCCTCGAGCGAGGTGCTGGAGACCGGCATCAAGGTGGTGGACCTGCTGGAGCCTTATGCCAAGGGCGGCAAGATTGGCCTCTTCGGCGGCGCCGGCGTGGGCAAGACCGTGCTCATCATGGAGCTGATCAACAACATCGCCAAGGAGCACAGCGGCCTCTCCGTCTTCGCCGGGGTGGGCGAGCGCACCCGCGAGGGCAACGACCTGCTGCGCGAGATGCTGGAGTCCGGCGTGATCAGCTACGGCCAGGACTTCCACGACCATTTCGTCAAGACGGGGGAGTGGGACCTGGGCCGCGTGGACCACTCCAAGCTGGCCGACAGCCAGATCGCCCTCGTCTTCGGCCAGATGAACGAGCCGCCGGGCGCCCGCGCCCGCGTCGCCCTGTCGGGCCTGGCCATCGCCGAGTATTTCCGCGACGAGGAGGGCAAGGACGTGCTCCTCTTCGTGGACAACATCTTCCGCTTCACCCAGGCCGGCTCCGAGGTGTCGGCCCTGCTGGGGCGCATGCCCAGCGCCGTGGGCTACCAGCCCACCCTCGCCACCGAGATGGGCGCCCTCCAGGAGCGCATCACCTCCACGCGCAGGGGCTCCATCACCTCGGTGCAGGCCATCTACGTGCCGGCCGACGACCTGACCGACCCGGCCCCGGCCACCACCTTCACCCACCTGGACGCCACCACCGTGCTCAGCCGCAAGATCACCGAGCTGGGCATCTATCCGGCGGTGGACCCGCTGGACTCCACCAGCCGCATCCTCGACCCGCACATTGTCGGGGCCGAGCACTACGCCGTGGCGGTGGGGGTGCAGAAGATCCTGCAGCGCTACAAGGACCTGCAGGATATCATCGCCATCCTGGGCATGGACGAGCTGTCCGAGGAGGACAAGACGATCGTGGGCCGCGCCCGCCGCGTCCAGCGCTTCCTCTCCCAGCCCTTCCACGTCGCCGAGCAGTTCACCGGCATGCAGGGGCGCTATGTCAAGCTGAGCGAGTCCGTCTCCAGCTTCAAGCGCCTCCTGGCCGGCGAGGCGGACCATCTGCCCGAGCAGGCCTTCGCCTACGTGGGCACCCTGGACGAGGCCTTCGAGAAAGCCCGGAAGCTGCAGGCATGA
- the atpG gene encoding ATP synthase F1 subunit gamma has product MANLKQIKRRISSVASTQQITKAMKMVSAAKLRRAQEAIILARPYALRLQEALAGLAGSQEAGLHPLLDRRRTERPVVCYLVVTADRGLCGSFNAAVIKRAQQLLAAAPADQRSVLYLVGKKGVDFFRNRPTPIVGRWTGVFNRLAFTHASSIGQEITALFSEGKVDRVVLVFNEFKSAIQQILHTDQLLPVVLEEGGGAPPAEAIFEPSPRAVLDRLLPMYVDRIVWRVLLDSHAAEQGARMTAMESATENASEMIADLTLQYNRTRQAAITQEIAEIVGGAAAIQ; this is encoded by the coding sequence ATGGCCAACCTGAAGCAGATCAAGCGGCGGATCAGCAGCGTGGCCTCCACGCAGCAGATCACCAAGGCCATGAAGATGGTCTCCGCGGCCAAGCTGCGCCGGGCCCAGGAGGCGATCATCCTGGCCCGCCCCTATGCCCTGCGCCTGCAGGAGGCCCTCGCCGGGCTGGCCGGCAGCCAGGAGGCCGGCCTCCATCCCCTGCTGGACCGCCGCCGCACGGAGCGGCCGGTGGTCTGCTACTTGGTGGTGACGGCCGACCGCGGCCTGTGCGGCAGCTTCAACGCGGCGGTGATCAAGCGGGCGCAGCAGCTGCTGGCCGCGGCGCCGGCCGACCAGCGGAGCGTGCTCTACCTGGTGGGCAAGAAGGGCGTGGATTTCTTCCGCAACCGGCCCACCCCCATCGTGGGGCGCTGGACGGGCGTCTTCAACCGTCTCGCCTTCACCCACGCCAGCTCCATCGGGCAGGAGATCACCGCCCTCTTCAGCGAGGGCAAGGTGGATCGCGTCGTGCTCGTCTTCAACGAGTTCAAGAGCGCCATCCAACAGATCCTGCACACGGACCAGCTGCTGCCGGTGGTGTTGGAGGAGGGCGGCGGCGCCCCGCCCGCCGAGGCCATCTTCGAGCCCAGCCCCCGGGCGGTGCTGGACCGGCTGCTGCCCATGTATGTCGACCGCATCGTCTGGCGCGTGCTGCTGGATTCCCACGCCGCCGAGCAGGGGGCGCGGATGACGGCGATGGAAAGCGCCACGGAGAACGCAAGCGAGATGATCGCCGATCTGACCCTGCAGTACAACCGGACGCGCCAGGCGGCCATCACGCAGGAGATCGCGGAAATTGTGGGCGGCGCCGCGGCCATCCAGTAG
- the atpA gene encoding F0F1 ATP synthase subunit alpha, with protein MQIRPEEITSIIRRQIADFSGGARLEEIGEVIMVGDGIARVHGLDKVMAGELVAFPGEVFGMAMNLEEDNVGVVLFGGETTIREGDVVRRTGQVVRIPVGRALLGRVVNPLGQPIDGKGPIETDETCLVERKATGVVTRRPVKEPLQTGLKAVDSMIPIGRGQRELIIGDRQTGKTAVAVDTIINQKGKGVFCIYVAIGQKGSTIAKVVKTLQDHGAMEHTIVVASTAVDAAPLQFLAPYAGAAIGEYFRDNGEHALAVYDDLTKHAWAYRQLSLLLRRPPGREAYPGDVFYLHSRLLERAARIADQMNPEMEKAGIRKPGGSLTALPVIETQAGDVSAYIPTNVISITDGQIFLESDLFYSGVRPAINVGISVSRVGGNAQTKAMKKVAGTLRLDLATYRELAAFAQFGSDLDKTTQAQLTRGSRLVELLKQDQYVPMPVQDQVLQLILGVNGLLDTLDLGLVRSCADQFVEHFRTAHPAEYERLAASGELPDELRELIMTTGRGFVTNFAG; from the coding sequence ATGCAGATACGACCCGAAGAGATCACCTCGATCATCCGCCGGCAGATCGCCGACTTCAGCGGCGGCGCCCGCCTGGAGGAAATCGGGGAGGTGATCATGGTGGGCGACGGCATCGCTCGCGTCCATGGCCTGGACAAGGTCATGGCCGGCGAGCTGGTGGCCTTCCCCGGCGAAGTCTTCGGCATGGCCATGAACCTGGAGGAGGACAACGTCGGTGTCGTCCTCTTTGGCGGGGAGACGACCATCCGCGAAGGCGACGTGGTGCGCCGCACGGGCCAGGTCGTCCGCATTCCCGTCGGCCGGGCCTTGCTGGGCCGCGTGGTGAATCCGCTGGGCCAGCCCATCGACGGCAAGGGTCCGATCGAGACGGACGAGACCTGCCTGGTGGAGCGCAAGGCGACCGGCGTGGTGACGCGCCGCCCCGTCAAGGAACCGCTGCAGACGGGGCTCAAGGCCGTCGACTCGATGATTCCCATCGGCCGCGGCCAGCGCGAGTTGATCATCGGCGACCGCCAGACGGGCAAGACGGCCGTGGCGGTGGACACGATCATCAACCAGAAGGGCAAGGGCGTCTTCTGCATCTACGTCGCCATCGGCCAGAAGGGCTCGACCATCGCCAAGGTGGTCAAGACCCTGCAGGATCACGGGGCGATGGAGCACACCATCGTGGTGGCCTCCACCGCGGTGGACGCTGCGCCCCTCCAGTTCCTGGCGCCCTACGCCGGGGCGGCCATCGGCGAGTACTTCCGCGACAACGGCGAGCACGCCCTGGCCGTCTACGACGACCTGACCAAGCACGCCTGGGCCTACCGCCAGCTCTCGCTCCTGCTGCGCCGCCCACCCGGCCGCGAGGCCTACCCGGGCGACGTTTTCTACCTGCACAGCCGCCTGCTGGAGCGTGCCGCGCGCATCGCCGACCAGATGAACCCGGAGATGGAGAAGGCGGGTATCCGCAAACCGGGGGGCAGCCTGACCGCCCTGCCCGTGATCGAGACCCAGGCCGGCGACGTCTCGGCCTACATTCCGACCAACGTCATCTCCATCACGGACGGCCAGATCTTCCTCGAGAGCGACCTCTTCTACAGCGGCGTGCGGCCCGCCATCAACGTGGGCATCAGCGTCAGCCGGGTAGGCGGCAACGCCCAGACCAAGGCCATGAAGAAGGTGGCCGGCACCCTGCGCCTGGACCTGGCCACCTACCGCGAGCTGGCCGCCTTCGCCCAGTTCGGCAGCGACCTGGACAAGACGACCCAGGCCCAGTTGACCCGGGGCAGCCGGCTGGTCGAGCTGCTCAAGCAGGACCAGTACGTGCCCATGCCCGTGCAGGACCAAGTGCTGCAGCTCATCCTGGGCGTCAACGGCCTGCTCGACACCCTGGACCTGGGTCTCGTCCGGAGCTGCGCCGACCAGTTCGTCGAGCATTTCCGCACGGCCCATCCCGCCGAGTACGAGCGGCTGGCGGCCAGCGGGGAGCTGCCCGACGAGCTGCGCGAGCTGATCATGACGACGGGGCGCGGCTTCGTCACCAACTTCGCGGGCTGA
- the atpH gene encoding ATP synthase F1 subunit delta has protein sequence MSRGAVARSYGRALFEAAREAGTGERVRAEADALAEALRTDLQPLLLSPKVPLATRLAIVAEIFAGTSPLFLSWLSLVIRKGRAGALAEMVQVLRDLEDAAAGRAVGELRTAAPLSEELGERIRGTMARLTGTELRLRQVQDPELLGGFVARVGNQLLDLSLRTRLDRLRRHLLAG, from the coding sequence GTGAGCCGGGGCGCCGTCGCCCGCAGCTATGGGCGGGCCCTCTTCGAGGCCGCCCGCGAGGCGGGCACGGGCGAGCGCGTACGGGCGGAGGCGGATGCCCTGGCCGAGGCCCTGCGCACCGACCTGCAGCCCCTGCTCCTTTCGCCCAAGGTGCCGCTGGCCACGCGCTTGGCCATTGTCGCCGAGATCTTTGCCGGCACCAGCCCGCTCTTCCTTTCCTGGTTGAGCCTGGTGATCCGCAAGGGTCGTGCCGGCGCCCTGGCGGAGATGGTCCAGGTCCTGCGCGACCTGGAGGACGCGGCGGCGGGCCGGGCGGTGGGGGAACTGCGCACGGCGGCCCCGCTGTCGGAGGAGCTGGGGGAGCGCATCCGCGGGACGATGGCCCGTCTGACCGGAACCGAGCTGCGCCTGCGGCAGGTGCAGGATCCCGAGCTGCTGGGCGGCTTCGTGGCGCGGGTGGGCAACCAGTTGCTGGACCTGTCCCTGCGCACGAGGCTGGACCGCCTGCGCCGCCACTTGTTGGCCGGCTGA
- the atpF gene encoding F0F1 ATP synthase subunit B, whose product MSLNNIFSLDPGSVLYTIITFLILLLILRKFAWKPILGALEAREQGIRDDIERARFDRQAAEQARQSHEQALGEARREAQALLGESRERAQRYEAEQAELARAEAQKLRERASEEIAREAIKVRQSLQGELVGLSLAAAEQVMRRGLKRADHEAIIQDALRQAEQAS is encoded by the coding sequence ATGAGTCTGAACAACATTTTTTCGCTGGATCCGGGTTCGGTCCTCTACACGATCATCACCTTCCTGATCCTGCTCCTCATCCTGCGCAAGTTTGCCTGGAAGCCCATCCTGGGTGCCCTGGAGGCCCGCGAGCAGGGCATCCGGGACGACATCGAGCGCGCCCGCTTCGACCGCCAGGCGGCCGAACAGGCCCGCCAGAGCCATGAGCAAGCCCTGGGCGAGGCCCGGCGCGAGGCGCAGGCCCTCCTGGGCGAAAGCCGCGAACGGGCCCAGCGCTACGAGGCGGAACAGGCCGAGCTGGCGCGGGCCGAGGCGCAGAAGCTGCGCGAACGGGCCAGCGAGGAGATCGCCCGCGAGGCGATCAAGGTCCGCCAGAGCCTGCAGGGCGAGTTGGTCGGGCTCAGCTTGGCCGCCGCCGAGCAGGTGATGCGCCGCGGCCTCAAGCGGGCGGACCACGAGGCGATCATCCAGGACGCACTGCGCCAGGCGGAGCAGGCCTCATGA
- the atpE gene encoding ATP synthase F0 subunit C, translated as MENIGLIGAGIGAGLVALGAGLGIGRIGGSAMDGIARQPEATAKIQTAMIISAALIEGVALFGTVVCLLAVLK; from the coding sequence ATGGAAAACATTGGACTGATCGGCGCCGGCATCGGGGCGGGACTGGTCGCGCTGGGCGCGGGCCTGGGCATTGGCCGTATCGGCGGCAGCGCCATGGACGGCATTGCCCGCCAGCCCGAGGCGACCGCCAAAATCCAGACAGCGATGATCATATCCGCGGCTTTGATCGAGGGTGTCGCCCTGTTCGGCACGGTGGTGTGCCTGTTGGCAGTCCTGAAGTAG